The following proteins come from a genomic window of Eleginops maclovinus isolate JMC-PN-2008 ecotype Puerto Natales chromosome 8, JC_Emac_rtc_rv5, whole genome shotgun sequence:
- the nadk2 gene encoding NAD kinase 2, mitochondrial encodes MGVWSLVRMPRRSVVNLLCLGTRAVSLLNGNSLQPCFHSSIQRASSLPKAGFKPEKVAVVTKTTRYEFEQQRYLYAGLSEEDLKHLLALKGSSYSGLMERHKIHTNNVEHIVKSLRTEGIEVRIVKRGEYDEEVVRWADAIISAGGDGTMLLVASKVLSKDKPVVGVNTDPERSEGHLCLPVRYTHAFPEALKKLCCGEFRWLWRQRIRLHLEGTGINPTPVDLHEQQMSLEQHSQAHRITTMDSRQRTGNPYQSFSKPNLLPIRSLNEIFIGESLSSRASYYEISVDDGPWEKQKSSGLSICTGTGSKAWSYNINKLAEQAVEEVLNIGKSQTGLDIPLNRDFIEKVTDLYNESLVFSPDDRRLFYSIREPIVNRVFSSSRQRGFASKVSVRSRCWDACMVVDGGTSFEFNDGAIATISMSEEDQLRTVLLEN; translated from the exons ATGGGTGTGTGGTCACTTGTAAGAATGCCTCGCCGCTCAGTAGTGAACTTGCTGTGCCTGGGGACTCGAGCTGTCAGCCTGCTGAATGGAAACTCTCTCCAGCCCTGCTTCCACTCTTCCATACAACGCGCCTCCTCGCTGCCGAAAGCTGGATTCAAACCGGAGAAAGTAGCCGTGGTTACAAAGACCACCCGGTATGAGTTTGAGCAGCAGCGGTACCTGTATGCAGGGCTCTCTGAGGAGGACCTCAAACACCTG ctcgCTCTGAAGGGCTCCAGCTACAGCGGCCTGatggagagacacaaaatacacaccAACAACGTGGAGCACATTGTGAAGAGCCTGCG gacAGAAGGCATCGAGGTTCGGATTGTGAAGAGGGGAGAATACGATGAAGAAGTGGTCCGGTGGGCCGACGCCATCATCTCTGCTGGAG GTGACGGGACAATGCTTCTTGTTGCCAGTAAGGTTTTAAGCAAGGACAAACCAGTTGTTGGAGTAAACACGGACCCTGAACG gtCAGAAGGTCATCTGTGCCTGCCTGTGCGCTACACCCATGCCTTCCCAGAGGCCCTGAAGAAGCTCTGTTGTGGTGAGTTCAG gtgGCTGTGGCGTCAGAGGATCCGTCTGCACCTAGAGGGGACCGGAATCAACCCGACCCCCGTGGACCTGCACGAGCAGCAGATGAGCCTGGAGCAGCACAGCCAGGCGCACCGCATCACCACCATGGACAGCAGGCAGA GGACCGGAAATCCATACCAGAGTTTCTCCAAGCCTAACCTGCTGCCGATCAGAAGCCTGAATGAGATCTTCATCGGAGAGTCTCTGTCCTCCAG GGCCTCCTACTATGAGATCTCTGTGGACGACGGCCCGTGGGAGAAGCAGAAGAGTTCAGGACTCAGCATCTGTACAGGAACAGGATCCAAAGCCTG GTCATACAACATCAATAAGCTGGCTGAACAGGCGGTGGAGGAGGTGCTAAACATCG GAAAGTCTCAAACAGGTCTGGATATCCCGTTGAATCGGGACTTCATTGAAAAGG ttaCTGATCTGTACAACGAGTCGCTGGTGTTCAGCCCGGACGACAGACGTCTGTTCTACAGCATCAGGGAGCCCATCGTCAACAGGGTGTTCTCCAGCAGCCGGCAGAGGGGCTTCGCCAGCAA GGTGTCTGTGCGCTCGCGCTGCTGGGACGCCTGCATGGTGGTCGACGGTGGGACCTCGTTCGAGTTCAACGACGGGGCCATCGCCACGATCAGCATGAGCGAGGAGGACCAGCTGAGGACCGTGCTCCTGGAGAACTGA
- the skp2 gene encoding LOW QUALITY PROTEIN: S-phase kinase-associated protein 2 (The sequence of the model RefSeq protein was modified relative to this genomic sequence to represent the inferred CDS: deleted 1 base in 1 codon), with translation MPKHSMPLQDLPCGSLQGSMLSQSNKMNKRKSTYGFLSEGLDMECTPTESIQQWSPHHKHQRLLSMGKENACNQFVLARRSRRKKESTSCISWDHLPDELLLRILFYIPLQDLLRMSTVCKRWHRLAFDESLWHSVDLEGLTHVGPALQQVLKTGVRMLRCPRSFMEEFHFTGSGPLQIVLMDLSSSMIPSSSLESILCHCRLVEYLSLEALQLSDAIISSLSMNPNLLQLNLSGCSGFSAPVLTHMLKSCTRIEQLNMSWCDFDNNHVKSVVNNVNAGVTHLNLSGYRESLTLEDVKVLVARCPDIQALDLSDSTLLMADSFPVLRQLKGLLHLSLSRCYHIHLAALTDLGSMFPLLSLLDVFGIVNDSHLSSLKKELPRISINSRPFSGIARPTPATGLTGSFMWNRKCRLRFRL, from the exons ATGCCAAAACACAG caTGCCTCTGCAGGATCTGCCTTGTGGGAGTCTCCAGGGCTCCATGTTGTCTCAGTCCAACAAGATGAACAAACGCAAGTCCACCTACGGCTTTCTGAGCGAGGGTCTGGACATGGAGTGCACCCCCACGGAGTCTATCCAGCAGTGGTCCCCCCACCACAAGCACCAGCGGCTCCTCAGCATGGGGAAGGAAAATGCCTGCAACCAGTTTGTCCTCGCCCGGAGATCGCGGAGGAAAAAGGAGTCCACGTCAT GTATTTCCTGGGACCACCTGCCCGACGAGCTGCTCCTCCGGATCCTCTTCTACATCCCTCTGCAGGACCTCCTCAGGATGTCCACCGTGTGCAAGCGCTGGCATCGCTTGGC GTTCGACGAGTCTCTGTGGCATAGCGTGGATCTGGAGGGGTTGACCCACGTGGGTCCGGCTCTGCAGCAGGTGCTGAAGACTGGAGTCCGCATGCTGCGCTGCCCTCGCTCCTTTATGGAGGAGTTCCACTTCACTGGCTCAGG CCCTCTGCAGATCGTCCTGATGGATCTGTCCAGCTCCATgatcccctcctcctctctggagAGCATCCTCTGTCACTGCCGGCTTGTGGAGTACCTGAGCCTGGAGGCGCTGCAGCTGTCCGACGCCATCATCAg CTCTCTGTCGATGAACCCCAACCTGCTGCAGCTGAATCTGAGCGGCTGCTCCGGCTTCTCTGCCCCCGTCCTCACTCACATGCTGAAGTCCTGCACCAG GATAGAGCAGCTGAACATGTCGTGGTGTGACTTCGACAATAACCACGTGAAGAGTGTCGTTAATAACGTGAACGCCGGTGTCACTCACCTGAACCTCAGCGGGTACAGAGAGAGCCTCACACTGGAAG atGTGAAGGTGCTGGTGGCCAGGTGTCCAGATATTCAAGCGCTGGATTTAAG TGACAGCACCCTGCTGATGGCCGACAGCTTC CCTGTCCTCCGACAGCTGAAGGGTCTGCTGCACCTCTCCCTGAGCCGCTGCTACCACATCCACCTCGCTGCACTCAC GGACCTGGGCTCCATGTTCCCACTGCTGAGCCTGCTGGACGTGTTCGGCATCGTGAACGACAGCCACCTGTCCTCCCTGAAGAAGGAGCTGCCTCGCATCAGCATCAACTCCAGACCGTTCTCCGGCATCGCCCGGCCCACGCCCGCCACCGGCCTCACCGGCAGCTTCATGTGGAACAGGAAGTGCCGGCTGAGGTTCAGACTGTAG
- the fpgs gene encoding folylpolyglutamate synthase, mitochondrial isoform X2, producing MMVCMWSAWRRGSVFAARLGKRDWVCSFSAGVSVRYKDYSTKTAPQIPGMEYQDAICMLNTLQTNASALEQVRRERSLPQLQLQAMRGYLERAGLTVEELDHLNIIHVTGTKGKGSTCAFTEQILRSYGFRTGFYSSPHLVQVRERIRINGQPIGKELFTKYFWQVYGRLDETKDAHGGMMPAYFRFLTILAFHVFLQEKVDLAVIEVGIGGAFDCTNIIRRPWVCGVSSLGIDHTQILGDTIEKIAWQKGGIFKPGVPAFTVKQPEDAMVMLRSRAQEMRSPLRVCPELEEYQTDCGALRLGLAGQHQRSNASLALQLSHTWLQKRCLPETSFPSTSDENTGVLQGSAFKPSPVMVKGLADTEWAGRNQTLRHGAVTYFLDGAHTMRSMQACVHWFRDTASQHERNSSGPVARVLLFNATGERDSAAMLKLLVPCQFDFAVFCPNITEALASCNADQQNFNVSVENMLTRCLDNERSWHLHNSQRGNKGAQLLIEGSHPLVTEKKADTLVFPCILSALQWITQGRDPVLADPANRVLPVKPSITAKAAPLCAAAEIHILIAGSLHLVGGALKHLEAASYK from the exons ATGATGGTGTGCATGTGGAGCGCGTGGCGGCGGGGCTCGGTGTTTGCCGCGCGGCTCGGAAAGAGGGACTGGGTTTGCAGTTTTTCTGCGGGCGTCTCAGTCAGGTACAAGGACTACAGCACCAAGACGGCTCCTCAGATCCCCGGCATGGAGTACCAG GATGCCATTTGCATGCTGAACACACTGCAGACCAATGCCAGCGCTCTGGAGCAGGTCCGCCGCGAGCGCAGCCTCcctcagctgcagctgcaggccaTGAGGGGCTACCTGGAGCGGGCCGGGCTCaca GTGGAGGAACTCGATCATCTCAATATCATTCATGTGACGGGAACAAAGGGCAAG GGGTCAACATGTGCGTTCACTGAGCAGATTTTAAGGAGTTATGGCTTCCGCACCGGATTCTACAG TTCCCCACATTTGGTTCAAGTCAGGGAGAGGATTCGCATCAACGGACAGCCCATCGGGAAAGAGCTCTTCACTAAATACTTCTGGCAGGTGTACGGACGGCTGGATGAAACTAAG GATGCTCACGGAGGGATGATGCCGGCCTACTTCCGCTTCCTCACCATCTTGGCCTtccatgtgtttctgcaggagaaG gTGGATTTAGCTGTAATTGAAGTTGGGATTGGAGGAGCGTTTGACTGCACCAACATTATAAG GCGGCCGTGGGTGTGTGGCGTATCTTCTCTGGGCATCGACCACACTCAGATTCTCGGAGACACCATCGAGAAGATCGCCTGGCAGAAGGGAGGCATCTTCAAG CCAGGGGTTCCTGCCTTCACCGTCAAACAGCCAGAGGATGCGATGGTGATGCTCCGGAGCAGAGCCCAAGAGATGAGA AGTCCTCTGCGCGTGTGTCCAGAGCTGGAGGAATACCAGACAGACTGTGGAGCTCTGCGTCTGGGCCTGGCGGGGCAGCACCAGCGCTCCAACGCCTCCCTGGCCCTGCAGCTCAGTCACACGTGGCTGCAGAAAAGATGTCTTCCAG AGACAAGCTTCCCCTCCACAAGTGATGAGAACACGGGGGTGCTTCAGGGGTCCGCCTTCAAGCCCAGCCCTGTCATGGTGAAAG GGCTGGCGGACACAGAGTGGGCCGGGAGGAACCAGACCCTGAGACACGGAGCCGTGACCTACTTCCTGGATGGAGCTCACACCATGCGTAGTATGCAGGCCTGCGTGCACTGGTTCAGAGACACCGCCTCCCAGCATGAGAGGAACTCCAG TGGACCCGTGGCCAGAGTGCTGCTGTTTAACGCCACGGGAGAGAGAGACTCCGCCGCCATGCTGAAGCTGCTGGTG CCCTGTCAGTTTGACTTTGCTGTGTTCTGCCCCAACATCACTGAGGCCTTGGCATCATGCAATGCAG aCCAGCAGAACTTCAACGTGTCGGTGGAGAACATGCTGACCCGCTGCCTGGACAACGAGAGGAGCTGGCATCTCCACAACAGCCAGCGTGGCAACAAGGGAGCCCAGCTGCTGATCGAGGGCAGCCATCCCCTGGTGACGGAGAAGAAGGCGGACACGCTGGTGTTCCCCTGCATCCTCAGCGCCCTGCAGTGGATCACTCAGGGCCGGGACCCGGTGCTGGCGGACCCGGCAAACAGAGTGCTGCCCGTGAAGCCCAGCATCACGGCCAAAGCTGCTCCGCTGTGCGCTGCGGCCGAGATCCACATCCTGATCGCCGGGAGCCTGCACCTGGTGGGGGGGGCACTCAAACACCTGGAGGCAGCTTCCTACAAATAA
- the fpgs gene encoding folylpolyglutamate synthase, mitochondrial isoform X1 produces MMVCMWSAWRRGSVFAARLGKRDWVCSFSAGVSVRYKDYSTKTAPQIPGMEYQDAICMLNTLQTNASALEQVRRERSLPQLQLQAMRGYLERAGLTVEELDHLNIIHVTGTKGKGSTCAFTEQILRSYGFRTGFYSSPHLVQVRERIRINGQPIGKELFTKYFWQVYGRLDETKDAHGGMMPAYFRFLTILAFHVFLQEKVDLAVIEVGIGGAFDCTNIIRRPWVCGVSSLGIDHTQILGDTIEKIAWQKGGIFKPGVPAFTVKQPEDAMVMLRSRAQEMRSPLRVCPELEEYQTDCGALRLGLAGQHQRSNASLALQLSHTWLQKRCLPAETSFPSTSDENTGVLQGSAFKPSPVMVKGLADTEWAGRNQTLRHGAVTYFLDGAHTMRSMQACVHWFRDTASQHERNSSGPVARVLLFNATGERDSAAMLKLLVPCQFDFAVFCPNITEALASCNADQQNFNVSVENMLTRCLDNERSWHLHNSQRGNKGAQLLIEGSHPLVTEKKADTLVFPCILSALQWITQGRDPVLADPANRVLPVKPSITAKAAPLCAAAEIHILIAGSLHLVGGALKHLEAASYK; encoded by the exons ATGATGGTGTGCATGTGGAGCGCGTGGCGGCGGGGCTCGGTGTTTGCCGCGCGGCTCGGAAAGAGGGACTGGGTTTGCAGTTTTTCTGCGGGCGTCTCAGTCAGGTACAAGGACTACAGCACCAAGACGGCTCCTCAGATCCCCGGCATGGAGTACCAG GATGCCATTTGCATGCTGAACACACTGCAGACCAATGCCAGCGCTCTGGAGCAGGTCCGCCGCGAGCGCAGCCTCcctcagctgcagctgcaggccaTGAGGGGCTACCTGGAGCGGGCCGGGCTCaca GTGGAGGAACTCGATCATCTCAATATCATTCATGTGACGGGAACAAAGGGCAAG GGGTCAACATGTGCGTTCACTGAGCAGATTTTAAGGAGTTATGGCTTCCGCACCGGATTCTACAG TTCCCCACATTTGGTTCAAGTCAGGGAGAGGATTCGCATCAACGGACAGCCCATCGGGAAAGAGCTCTTCACTAAATACTTCTGGCAGGTGTACGGACGGCTGGATGAAACTAAG GATGCTCACGGAGGGATGATGCCGGCCTACTTCCGCTTCCTCACCATCTTGGCCTtccatgtgtttctgcaggagaaG gTGGATTTAGCTGTAATTGAAGTTGGGATTGGAGGAGCGTTTGACTGCACCAACATTATAAG GCGGCCGTGGGTGTGTGGCGTATCTTCTCTGGGCATCGACCACACTCAGATTCTCGGAGACACCATCGAGAAGATCGCCTGGCAGAAGGGAGGCATCTTCAAG CCAGGGGTTCCTGCCTTCACCGTCAAACAGCCAGAGGATGCGATGGTGATGCTCCGGAGCAGAGCCCAAGAGATGAGA AGTCCTCTGCGCGTGTGTCCAGAGCTGGAGGAATACCAGACAGACTGTGGAGCTCTGCGTCTGGGCCTGGCGGGGCAGCACCAGCGCTCCAACGCCTCCCTGGCCCTGCAGCTCAGTCACACGTGGCTGCAGAAAAGATGTCTTCCAG CAGAGACAAGCTTCCCCTCCACAAGTGATGAGAACACGGGGGTGCTTCAGGGGTCCGCCTTCAAGCCCAGCCCTGTCATGGTGAAAG GGCTGGCGGACACAGAGTGGGCCGGGAGGAACCAGACCCTGAGACACGGAGCCGTGACCTACTTCCTGGATGGAGCTCACACCATGCGTAGTATGCAGGCCTGCGTGCACTGGTTCAGAGACACCGCCTCCCAGCATGAGAGGAACTCCAG TGGACCCGTGGCCAGAGTGCTGCTGTTTAACGCCACGGGAGAGAGAGACTCCGCCGCCATGCTGAAGCTGCTGGTG CCCTGTCAGTTTGACTTTGCTGTGTTCTGCCCCAACATCACTGAGGCCTTGGCATCATGCAATGCAG aCCAGCAGAACTTCAACGTGTCGGTGGAGAACATGCTGACCCGCTGCCTGGACAACGAGAGGAGCTGGCATCTCCACAACAGCCAGCGTGGCAACAAGGGAGCCCAGCTGCTGATCGAGGGCAGCCATCCCCTGGTGACGGAGAAGAAGGCGGACACGCTGGTGTTCCCCTGCATCCTCAGCGCCCTGCAGTGGATCACTCAGGGCCGGGACCCGGTGCTGGCGGACCCGGCAAACAGAGTGCTGCCCGTGAAGCCCAGCATCACGGCCAAAGCTGCTCCGCTGTGCGCTGCGGCCGAGATCCACATCCTGATCGCCGGGAGCCTGCACCTGGTGGGGGGGGCACTCAAACACCTGGAGGCAGCTTCCTACAAATAA